The Xanthomonas sp. DAR 80977 nucleotide sequence ACCGCGGCGATGTCCACGCGCAGTTGCCGGCTATGCGCGCGGAACAGCAGATCGTTGAGGCAGTGGCCCTGCTTGCTGACCAGCACCAGCAGGCGCGCGCGGCGCCGCGCGTCGTGCAGCTGCCAGTCCATCGCGTAGTCGGCGGCGAGCGGCGCCAGCTGCACCTTCACCGCGGCGACGATGCCGTCGGCGGGCACGTCGAAGTGCACGCGCAGGAAGAAGCGGCCGCTCTCCTCGTCGCCGAACTGCTGCGCGTCGAGGATGTTGCAGCCGTGCTCGAACAGCAGGCCGCTGACGCGGTAGACGATGCCGGTACGGTCCGGGCAGGACAGGGTCAGGATGTAGTCGGGGCGCATCCGCGCAATGATAGGGGAGAATTCGGGATTCGGGATTCGGGATTCGGGATTCGGGATTCGGGATTCGGGATTGGGGATTCGATTCGATTCGGGACTTGGGACTTGGGACTGGGGACGAGCTGCTACAGAGGTCGCTAGGGCGTTGAATGTGGAATGCCGCTGTTGCCTTGCCGGGTGTAGGAGCGGCTTCAGTCGCGATGGACTTTACCGGTAGAGCCTGTCGCGACTGAAGTCGCTCCCACAGTGGCTTGTGGCTGGCCCACCGGGTGCACTGTGGGAGGGACTTCGGTCCCAACGCTTTCCGACTCGGGAAAGTGCAGCGCTTCGCTCGTCGCGGCTGAAGCCGCTCCTACAGGGGCTTGAAGCGGGCCCATCGAGTGCACTGTGGGAGGGACTTCAGTCCCGACGCTTTCCGACGCGGGAAAGTGCACCGCTTCGCTCCTCGCGGCTGAAGCCGCTCCTACGGATGTGGGGCATCCGTGCGCTGGCGGCACGCGGGCACACCAGCGCGCCTGCGCGCGCTCACTCCGGGCGCAGGCGCAGCGCCAGGCGCCGGTTGACCTTCTCCAGCCGCGCCAGCGAGTCTTCCACCGACATGCCGACCGCCTCGTGGGTGGTGATGTGCGCGCGCAGATGCGCCGGGTCGTCCAGGTCGCCGCGCACCAGGAACACGTTCTCGCCCTGCTCCACCTCGCCCAGTTCGCGGCTCAGCACCACGTGGTCGACCTGGTCGAAGCCGTATTCCTTGGCCAGCGGCAGCAGCCGCGCCACCATGCGCTCGCTGATCGCATCGGGTTCGCGGCCGCAGGCGGCGTCCAGTTCATGCACGCCCTCGCGGATCTGCGCATACAGCAGGTGGTCGGGATGTTCCGGATGCTCGGGGCCGAGCGCGGCCTCGCGCGCGACGGCGCGCGGCGGCTGGATGGGCGTCATGGCGCCGGGGTCGGACGAATTCGGGCTCATGGCATCCTCCTATGATGCGCCTGCGGGCCGCCGCACCTTAGCCGCAAGCATGCGGCCAGCTCAAGCGCGGCGACGCAGTCTGCACCACGGCGCGACAAGGCCGCCTGAAGATCGCGCGGCGGCGCGGCCCGATCGCGCGCTCAGCCCTGCCCGGCGCGGCGCGCGGCGACCTTGGCCAGCGCCGACCAGTCCAGTTCGCCGTCGCCATGCGCGATCGCGTCGATGAACTGGTCGCGCAGCACCGCCGCCAGCGGCATCGGCACGTGCCGGGTCTCGCCCGCATTCAGGGCCAGGCGCACGTCCTTCAGCCCGAGCGTGGTCTTGAAGCCGGCCGGGCTGTAGCGCTGCTGCGCGATCATGCCGCCGTAGTTCTGGTACGCCGGTGCGGCGAACACGGTGTTGCCGAGCATG carries:
- a CDS encoding XVIPCD domain-containing protein, which translates into the protein MTPIQPPRAVAREAALGPEHPEHPDHLLYAQIREGVHELDAACGREPDAISERMVARLLPLAKEYGFDQVDHVVLSRELGEVEQGENVFLVRGDLDDPAHLRAHITTHEAVGMSVEDSLARLEKVNRRLALRLRPE